In the genome of Actinomadura graeca, one region contains:
- a CDS encoding ABC transporter permease, with product MDIDWGWIGDHTDTLTDHALVHLRLALLPVLFGLLISLPLGILCRRWGWLYPPLLTASNVFYAIPSLALFMIFIQYTGLEAATVMIPLTLYSLSVLIPNVVDGLASVSEPVRQAATAMGFGTLRRLLRVELPIAVPIVIAGVRVAAVSSISLVAVGQLIGQGGLGYDIIRGYQLQFQTQIIAASVLIVALALVTDAILVTVQRLLTPWARARGRAS from the coding sequence ATGGACATCGACTGGGGCTGGATCGGCGACCACACCGACACCCTCACCGACCACGCGCTCGTCCACCTGCGGCTCGCGCTGCTGCCGGTGCTGTTCGGGCTGCTGATCTCGCTGCCGCTCGGCATCCTGTGCCGCCGCTGGGGCTGGCTCTACCCGCCGCTGCTGACCGCCTCCAACGTGTTCTACGCGATCCCGTCGCTGGCCCTCTTCATGATCTTCATCCAGTACACCGGGCTGGAAGCGGCCACGGTCATGATCCCGCTGACCCTCTACAGCCTGTCGGTCCTCATCCCGAACGTGGTGGACGGCCTGGCCTCGGTCTCCGAGCCCGTCCGGCAGGCGGCCACCGCGATGGGGTTCGGGACGCTGCGGCGCCTGCTGCGGGTCGAGCTGCCCATCGCGGTGCCGATCGTGATCGCCGGGGTGCGGGTCGCCGCGGTCTCCTCCATCAGCCTCGTCGCCGTGGGCCAGCTCATCGGCCAGGGCGGGCTCGGCTACGACATCATCCGCGGCTACCAGCTGCAGTTCCAGACCCAGATCATCGCCGCCTCGGTGCTGATCGTCGCGCTGGCCCTCGTCACCGACGCGATCCTGGTCACCGTCCAGCGGCTGCTCACCCCCTGGGCCCGGGCGCGCGGGAGGGCGTCATGA
- a CDS encoding ABC transporter permease, producing MNDLWNQIDLSWTWLTASSQWHGEDGIPHRLLQHLYYSGVALLFAALIGLALGLLVGHTGRGGFLAISVANIARAIPTFGLVLFIVVIEYSITPVLIALVALAVPPILVNTFEGLRGVDPDAKDAARGVGMSEWEVLWRAEVPMALPLILLGLRTSAIQVVATATIAAYPGFGGLGRYIIDGLARNDYQLVVGGTVLVVLLAVLVQLIFAALRRLVVSPGLLGSARSS from the coding sequence ATGAACGACCTGTGGAACCAGATCGACCTGTCCTGGACGTGGCTGACCGCCTCGTCCCAGTGGCACGGCGAGGACGGCATCCCGCACCGGCTGCTCCAGCACCTCTACTACAGCGGGGTCGCGCTGCTGTTCGCCGCGCTGATCGGCCTCGCGCTCGGCCTGCTCGTCGGGCACACCGGCCGGGGCGGCTTCCTGGCGATCAGCGTGGCCAACATCGCCCGCGCGATCCCCACGTTCGGCCTGGTGCTGTTCATCGTGGTCATCGAGTACAGCATCACCCCGGTGCTGATCGCGCTCGTCGCCCTCGCCGTGCCCCCGATCCTCGTCAACACCTTCGAGGGACTCCGCGGCGTCGATCCCGACGCCAAGGACGCCGCGCGGGGCGTCGGCATGTCGGAGTGGGAGGTGCTGTGGCGGGCGGAGGTGCCGATGGCCCTGCCGCTCATCCTGCTGGGCCTGCGGACGTCCGCGATCCAGGTCGTGGCCACCGCCACCATCGCCGCCTACCCCGGCTTCGGCGGGCTCGGCCGCTACATCATCGACGGCCTCGCACGCAACGACTACCAGCTGGTCGTCGGAGGAACGGTCCTCGTCGTGCTGCTCGCCGTCCTCGTCCAGCTGATCTTCGCGGCGCTGCGCCGCCTCGTCGTGTCGCCGGGCCTGCTGGGCTCGGCCCGTTCGTCCTGA
- a CDS encoding ABC transporter substrate-binding protein, whose protein sequence is MKNIIRGAALGLVAVLALSGCGGGDDGGDGNPLSGGGEKGTITVGGANFPESGLIGELYAQALEAKGLKVQRKFNIGAREIYYDQVVKGGISVMPEYNGALLTTSVDKSSTAATTEEINAALKAKLPPSVEILDSAKAEDKDSVTVNPQTASKYKLKSIADLKPVAGQLIIAGPSEFKTRQQGLVGLKAKYGLEFKKFQPFDAGAQATLVKLLTEDKVQAADLFTTDPTIQQKKLVVLEDPQNVFSAQNVTPLVNKTAVNTEARTALNAVSAKLTTQDLLDMMKRVAIDKDDQETVAKDWLKKSGLA, encoded by the coding sequence ATGAAGAACATCATCCGTGGAGCGGCCCTCGGCCTCGTGGCGGTCCTGGCGCTGTCGGGCTGCGGCGGAGGGGACGACGGCGGCGACGGCAACCCGCTGTCCGGCGGTGGCGAGAAGGGCACCATCACCGTCGGCGGGGCCAACTTCCCCGAGAGCGGCCTCATCGGCGAGCTGTACGCGCAGGCGCTGGAGGCCAAGGGCCTGAAGGTCCAGCGCAAGTTCAACATCGGCGCCCGCGAGATCTACTACGACCAGGTCGTCAAGGGCGGCATCAGCGTGATGCCCGAGTACAACGGCGCGCTGCTCACCACGTCGGTGGACAAGTCCAGCACCGCGGCCACCACCGAGGAGATCAACGCCGCGCTCAAGGCCAAGCTGCCGCCGAGCGTCGAGATCCTGGACTCGGCCAAGGCGGAGGACAAGGACTCCGTCACCGTCAACCCCCAGACCGCGTCCAAGTACAAGCTGAAGTCGATCGCGGATCTGAAGCCGGTCGCGGGGCAGCTCATCATCGCGGGCCCGTCCGAGTTCAAGACCCGCCAGCAGGGCCTCGTCGGCCTCAAGGCCAAGTACGGGCTGGAGTTCAAGAAGTTCCAGCCGTTCGACGCCGGGGCGCAGGCCACGCTCGTCAAGCTGCTGACCGAGGACAAGGTGCAGGCCGCCGACCTGTTCACCACCGACCCGACCATCCAGCAGAAGAAGCTCGTCGTGCTCGAAGACCCGCAGAACGTCTTCAGCGCCCAGAACGTGACACCGCTCGTCAACAAGACCGCCGTGAACACCGAGGCCCGGACGGCACTGAACGCCGTCTCGGCCAAGCTCACCACCCAGGACCTCCTGGACATGATGAAGCGCGTCGCCATCGACAAGGACGACCAGGAGACGGTCGCCAAGGACTGGCTGAAGAAGTCCGGCCTCGCCTGA
- a CDS encoding response regulator has product MDAEPTVRVLIVDDHPLFRSGLRAALDSSDDIRVVAEADTAAEVPDAVELHRPDVVLMDIMLPGASGIEATRTLAERAPGVPVLILTMCDDDSLLHALRAGARGFLLKGAGRDTVLHAVRTVATGGAAFGPHIAERIGALLSGLGPAGAPQVLPMLTAREREVLDLVARGHNNHRIARELVVAEKTVRNHIGHIFDKLQVDCRAQAVARARDAGLGTD; this is encoded by the coding sequence GTGGACGCCGAGCCGACCGTCCGTGTCCTGATCGTGGACGACCATCCGCTGTTCCGCTCCGGCCTGCGCGCCGCGCTCGACAGCAGCGACGACATCCGGGTGGTCGCCGAGGCCGACACCGCCGCCGAGGTGCCCGACGCGGTCGAGCTCCACCGGCCCGACGTCGTGCTGATGGACATCATGCTTCCCGGCGCCTCCGGCATCGAGGCCACCCGCACCCTCGCCGAGCGCGCGCCCGGCGTGCCGGTGCTGATCCTGACCATGTGCGACGACGACAGCCTCCTGCACGCCCTGCGCGCGGGGGCCCGCGGCTTCCTGCTCAAGGGCGCCGGACGGGACACGGTGCTGCACGCGGTCCGCACGGTCGCGACGGGCGGCGCGGCGTTCGGCCCTCACATCGCCGAGCGCATCGGCGCCCTGCTCTCCGGCCTCGGGCCCGCCGGGGCCCCGCAGGTCCTGCCGATGCTCACCGCCCGCGAGCGCGAGGTGCTCGACCTGGTGGCACGCGGGCACAACAACCACCGCATCGCGCGGGAGCTGGTCGTCGCGGAGAAGACCGTCCGCAATCACATCGGGCACATCTTCGACAAGCTCCAGGTCGACTGCCGCGCGCAGGCCGTCGCCCGCGCGCGCGACGCGGGTCTCGGCACGGACTGA
- a CDS encoding GAF domain-containing sensor histidine kinase codes for MSLLVPDRTERGLPNRELLAAAATCTVAQVALVVWGVALLQRHRHGVGPPVLLADDAAVALVGLLLAVAGLLIVAHRSGRAVGWLLLASGPLLVVARVAAVAVAARPGSAVTALAVLLVRIPVMTLVTVVIAMLPMLFPSGRLPRRALRWYGAAVAVWGALRAYLDLARHPEPFGVPNPLVPGATGGTVRELSAALDFPIAMTGPLLLAVTLAVMVPRWRRGGGPPWWQTVAFIVPFAVWVTALTLDRSMTLEGWPRLGLLGGSALGWAVALACVFTRDRIWVIDRPTRRLLTAFVLVTGVILVYGAVIAVVTAARWDGRGTAVVLPACLIFAAGAALRPTARWCARAVDRLYYGERSRPYQLARDLAERLSRTVRPQDAPALLCATAVDDLRLPGARLVVPTQGGARELAAAGRPADPARHDGGKGPEEEFELAYDGAVIGHLRVRPRDAGALDGQDREVLRFLADQAAPAVASLRLYEDLRAGREQLLTARETERWRLRRDIHDGIGPALSALRLRIDTARAAVPDGSGASASLGQISGHVADLIDEVRRISAGLVPGALADVGLGPAVRGLAERLAGTSTRIDVRLRPDPLPPLPAALETAAYRIAAEAITNLVRHARARHALVTLSADGSAVRVGVRDDGIGITPHRPSTGVGLQSMAERAAELGGTFDISSGARGTIVRARLPWTAPDPAP; via the coding sequence ATGTCGCTCCTTGTGCCGGACCGAACGGAGAGGGGCCTGCCGAACCGGGAGCTCCTCGCCGCGGCGGCGACCTGCACCGTCGCGCAGGTGGCGCTGGTGGTGTGGGGAGTGGCGCTGCTGCAACGGCACCGGCACGGCGTCGGCCCGCCCGTCCTCCTCGCGGACGACGCCGCGGTGGCGCTGGTCGGGCTGCTCCTGGCCGTCGCCGGGCTGCTGATCGTCGCGCACCGCTCCGGCCGGGCGGTGGGGTGGCTGCTGCTGGCCAGCGGGCCGCTCCTCGTCGTCGCCCGCGTGGCGGCGGTCGCGGTCGCGGCACGTCCTGGATCCGCCGTCACGGCCCTGGCCGTGCTGCTGGTCAGGATCCCCGTGATGACCCTGGTCACCGTGGTGATCGCGATGTTGCCGATGCTGTTCCCCTCCGGCCGGCTGCCCCGGCGCGCCCTGCGCTGGTATGGGGCGGCCGTCGCGGTCTGGGGGGCCCTGCGCGCCTACCTCGACCTCGCCCGCCATCCCGAGCCGTTCGGCGTCCCCAACCCGCTGGTCCCCGGCGCGACCGGCGGGACGGTGCGGGAGCTGTCGGCCGCGCTGGACTTCCCGATCGCGATGACCGGGCCGCTGCTGCTGGCCGTCACGCTTGCGGTGATGGTCCCGCGCTGGCGGCGCGGCGGCGGGCCGCCCTGGTGGCAGACGGTCGCGTTCATCGTCCCGTTCGCCGTCTGGGTGACCGCCCTCACGCTCGACCGCTCGATGACGCTGGAGGGATGGCCGCGGCTGGGGCTGCTCGGCGGCAGCGCGCTGGGCTGGGCGGTGGCCCTCGCCTGCGTCTTCACCCGCGACCGGATCTGGGTGATCGACCGGCCCACACGCCGCCTGCTGACCGCGTTCGTGCTGGTCACCGGGGTCATCCTGGTCTATGGCGCGGTGATCGCGGTGGTCACGGCCGCCCGGTGGGACGGCCGCGGCACCGCGGTCGTGCTGCCGGCCTGCCTGATCTTCGCCGCCGGCGCGGCGCTGCGTCCGACCGCCCGCTGGTGCGCCCGGGCGGTCGACCGCCTCTACTACGGCGAACGCTCCCGCCCCTACCAGCTCGCGCGCGACCTCGCCGAACGCCTCAGCCGGACCGTCCGTCCCCAGGACGCGCCGGCGCTGCTGTGCGCGACCGCCGTCGACGACCTCCGCCTGCCCGGCGCCCGCCTGGTCGTCCCCACGCAGGGAGGGGCCCGCGAACTGGCCGCCGCCGGCCGCCCCGCCGACCCGGCCCGGCACGACGGCGGCAAGGGCCCCGAGGAGGAGTTCGAGCTGGCCTACGACGGCGCGGTCATCGGGCACCTGCGGGTCCGGCCCCGCGACGCCGGTGCCCTGGACGGCCAAGACCGCGAGGTCCTGCGGTTCCTCGCGGACCAGGCCGCCCCCGCCGTGGCGTCCCTGCGCCTGTACGAGGACCTGCGCGCGGGCCGCGAGCAGCTCCTCACCGCCCGGGAGACCGAACGGTGGCGGCTGCGCCGCGACATCCACGACGGCATCGGCCCCGCCCTTTCCGCGCTGCGCCTGCGCATCGACACCGCGCGGGCCGCCGTCCCCGACGGTTCCGGCGCCTCGGCGTCCCTGGGCCAGATCTCCGGCCACGTCGCCGACCTGATCGACGAGGTCCGCCGCATCTCCGCGGGGCTGGTCCCCGGCGCGCTCGCCGACGTCGGCCTCGGCCCCGCCGTCCGCGGCCTGGCCGAACGGCTCGCCGGGACGAGCACGCGGATCGACGTCCGCCTCCGCCCCGACCCGCTGCCGCCCCTGCCCGCCGCCCTCGAAACGGCCGCCTACCGCATCGCCGCCGAGGCCATCACCAACCTCGTCCGCCACGCGCGGGCCCGCCACGCCCTGGTCACGCTGTCCGCGGACGGCTCCGCCGTCAGGGTGGGGGTCCGCGACGACGGCATCGGCATCACCCCGCACCGCCCGTCCACCGGCGTCGGCCTCCAGTCCATGGCCGAACGCGCAGCGGAACTCGGCGGCACCTTCGACATCTCCAGCGGCGCCCGTGGCACCATCGTCCGAGCCCGCCTCCCCTGGACGGCCCCAGACCCGGCCCCGTAA
- a CDS encoding ATP-binding protein, with the protein MLALARAEPAVSMYWRREFRGTADRIRLVRAFAAQLLVDFPVLDDVLLVLDELAVNAIRHTRSGQEGGRFTVDVSMDVAGVIVYVADQGGPGEPRLRSVFDLAEGGRGLLTVDALAATWSWTGDARGRVVRATFPAHRAAPLY; encoded by the coding sequence ATGCTCGCTCTCGCTCGCGCGGAACCGGCCGTCTCGATGTACTGGCGGCGGGAGTTCCGCGGCACGGCCGACCGGATCCGGCTCGTCCGGGCGTTCGCCGCGCAACTGCTGGTCGACTTCCCGGTCCTGGACGACGTGCTGCTCGTGCTGGACGAGCTGGCCGTCAACGCGATCCGCCACACGCGGTCGGGGCAGGAGGGCGGCCGGTTCACCGTGGACGTGAGCATGGACGTCGCCGGTGTCATCGTCTACGTCGCCGACCAGGGCGGGCCGGGGGAGCCGCGGCTGCGGAGCGTCTTCGACCTCGCCGAAGGGGGGCGCGGGCTGCTGACCGTGGACGCGCTCGCCGCCACCTGGTCGTGGACCGGCGACGCGCGCGGGCGTGTCGTCCGCGCCACGTTCCCCGCGCACCGCGCCGCGCCCCTCTAC